Proteins co-encoded in one Gemmatimonadaceae bacterium genomic window:
- a CDS encoding glycosyltransferase family 4 protein, producing MRICLVTPYDLSHEGGVNRHVITLAQALRRQGHDLRILGPASGETPPRCDSLPGVVPVRANGSRARVGLLVSKAAVRRYLERGRFDLVHVHEPWVPGPSRYAVQCSTAPLVATFHTFSESERGVMTLARRALARPLRRLKCGIAVSESAADFARRVFDGPIHIVPNGIDPTTFATPHAPHGVDNVAVEPRESGPLRLLFVGRFDEPRKGLRHLLAAAALLRERGRVLELRVVGHGDPAPFGDLARRAGAQFLGRVDEQGLVDMYRWCDVFCAPSTHGESFGVVLIEAMASGRPVVASDIPGYRDATMGAAILVPPADAESLAAAILRAADDERLRHHVVRQGWQRAHQLAWSRVALTITSLYEEAAATGTARRDAIGVPA from the coding sequence ATGCGCATTTGTTTGGTGACGCCATACGATCTTTCTCATGAAGGTGGCGTCAATCGCCATGTGATCACGCTGGCCCAAGCGCTTCGCCGGCAGGGGCACGATCTGCGGATTCTCGGTCCGGCCAGCGGCGAGACGCCGCCGCGGTGCGACAGCCTGCCCGGCGTGGTGCCGGTGCGGGCCAACGGCTCGCGGGCGCGCGTGGGGCTGCTGGTGTCCAAGGCGGCGGTGCGCCGGTACCTGGAACGTGGACGGTTCGACCTGGTGCACGTGCACGAGCCCTGGGTGCCGGGCCCGTCGCGGTACGCGGTGCAGTGCTCCACGGCGCCGCTGGTGGCCACGTTCCATACGTTCTCCGAGTCGGAGCGGGGCGTGATGACGCTGGCCCGGCGGGCGCTGGCGCGGCCGCTCCGCCGGCTGAAGTGCGGCATCGCGGTGTCGGAGTCGGCGGCCGACTTCGCGCGGCGGGTGTTCGACGGCCCCATCCACATCGTGCCCAACGGCATCGACCCGACCACGTTCGCCACGCCGCACGCGCCGCACGGGGTGGACAACGTGGCGGTGGAGCCGCGCGAGTCGGGGCCATTGCGCCTGCTGTTCGTGGGGCGTTTCGACGAGCCGCGCAAGGGATTGCGGCACCTGTTGGCGGCCGCGGCGCTGCTGCGGGAGCGGGGACGCGTGCTCGAGCTGCGCGTGGTGGGGCATGGCGATCCGGCGCCGTTCGGCGATCTGGCGCGCCGCGCGGGCGCCCAGTTCCTGGGCCGCGTGGACGAGCAGGGGCTGGTGGACATGTACCGCTGGTGCGACGTGTTCTGCGCGCCGTCCACGCACGGCGAGAGCTTTGGCGTGGTGCTGATCGAGGCGATGGCGAGCGGCCGGCCGGTGGTGGCGAGCGACATTCCCGGCTACCGCGACGCCACGATGGGCGCGGCGATCCTGGTGCCGCCGGCGGACGCCGAGTCGTTGGCGGCGGCCATCCTGCGGGCGGCGGACGACGAGCGGCTGCGGCACCACGTGGTGCGGCAGGGGTGGCAGCGCGCGCACCAGCTGGCATGGAGCCGCGTGGCGCTCACGATCACTTCGCTGTACGAGGAAGCGGCGGCGACGGGCACGGCCCGGCGCGACGCCATCGGCGTCCCGGCGTGA
- a CDS encoding alkaline phosphatase family protein, translating into MPTRIRRSSAVVLLALPALLAAACRSKAKPAATDTTAVAMGATAPAVAPPAIRHVFVIVLENQGYDTTFGPATPAPYLADTMVKAGAVLHEYYGTGHYSLDNYISMVSGIAPSAKTQLDCPRYEEFVQTGTAPDGQPIGNGCIYPVHVQTIANQLMAKHLTWKGYMEDMGKDPSREPATCGHVAIGGPDATEHAAPNDQYAAKHDPFVYFHAIIDSASCAQHVVPLTALEAALRSADQTPNYSFIVPNLCHDGHDRPCRDGEPGGLVSANEFLKHWVPLITNSPAFRKDGLLIVTFDEALSIDASACCHEPSGPNVAQAGFNGPGGGRTGTVLISPFIKPGTVSDVPYNHYSMLKSVEDIFGLPYLGYAGQQGLVGFGADVYTQAGGAR; encoded by the coding sequence ATGCCAACCCGCATTCGCCGCTCTTCCGCCGTCGTTCTCCTCGCGCTGCCGGCGTTGCTCGCCGCCGCGTGCAGGTCGAAGGCCAAACCCGCCGCCACCGACACGACCGCCGTGGCCATGGGCGCCACCGCGCCGGCCGTGGCGCCGCCGGCCATCCGGCACGTGTTCGTGATCGTCCTGGAAAATCAGGGCTACGACACCACGTTCGGGCCGGCCACGCCGGCGCCGTATCTGGCCGATACGATGGTGAAGGCGGGCGCGGTGCTGCACGAGTACTACGGCACGGGCCACTACAGTCTGGACAACTACATCTCGATGGTGAGCGGCATCGCGCCGAGCGCCAAGACGCAGCTGGACTGCCCGCGGTACGAGGAGTTCGTGCAGACGGGCACCGCGCCCGACGGACAGCCCATCGGCAACGGGTGCATCTATCCGGTGCACGTGCAGACGATCGCCAACCAGCTCATGGCCAAGCACCTCACGTGGAAGGGCTACATGGAGGACATGGGCAAGGATCCGTCGCGCGAGCCCGCCACCTGCGGCCACGTGGCGATCGGGGGGCCGGACGCCACGGAGCACGCGGCGCCCAACGACCAGTACGCGGCCAAACACGATCCGTTCGTGTACTTCCATGCCATCATCGACTCGGCGTCGTGCGCTCAGCACGTGGTGCCGCTCACCGCGCTCGAGGCCGCGCTGCGCTCCGCGGACCAGACGCCCAACTACTCGTTCATCGTGCCCAACCTGTGCCACGACGGCCACGACCGGCCGTGCCGCGACGGCGAACCGGGCGGGCTGGTGTCGGCCAACGAGTTCCTGAAGCACTGGGTGCCGCTGATCACCAATTCGCCGGCGTTCAGGAAAGACGGATTGCTGATCGTGACGTTCGACGAGGCGCTGAGCATCGATGCGTCGGCGTGCTGTCACGAGCCCTCGGGCCCGAACGTGGCGCAGGCCGGGTTCAACGGGCCGGGCGGCGGCCGCACGGGGACGGTGCTGATCTCGCCGTTCATCAAGCCGGGCACGGTGTCGGACGTGCCGTACAACCACTACTCGATGCTCAAGAGCGTGGAAGACATATTCGGACTTCCGTATCTGGGGTACGCGGGGCAGCAGGGGTTGGTGGGGTTCGGCGCCGACGTGTACACGCAGGCGGGCGGCGCCCGGTAG
- a CDS encoding ABC transporter permease, translating into MSLGSALDAARHDLAYALRTLRRAPAFTLIAVATLAVGIGATTAVFSIVNGVLLRPLPYRNPSHLAMALELNKDGRYRSPSYPTYRDWHDAAPALRGAIEGIAWVKGNSGTIATPEGPERTVVAYVTPNFFSVMAVRPILGRTFTTDEARSAPTSGVVLSYDTWRERYGGDSAVIGRQMNLNGALATIIGVMPPDAYPTFAQLWQPIGAIETTDSSLQRRGALADSRTVVRIADRADSLRATAALNPIEQTLAAEYPAVSGGWTSAGLYPIRNEMLGDVGPTLYLLAGAVALVLLLACANVANLFAVRAAGRARELAVRSALGARRGRIARQLLTESLLLALLGGALGTGLAFSLVDAVRRVAARQLPRPDQIVVSGGALAFALGVSILAALLVGIAPALGATRADLIQRLRGGASGAVGGGREARVRNGLAVSQLALALVLLVGAGLLAQSFRRAAQVPLGFDPAGLITINVGVPGQTLDAAQSAAMYDRLEAAVRAVPGVSDAALVNHVPLSGAGVPTLAQIDNAGGGERSGVSAWYRTASANYLRTMRMHMVRGRWLNADDMHAGAANFVVNETMARRLWPGKDPVGQPLTVHRAAQGRPDYGQPIPGQVVGVVADVHQTAQDVPVEPEVYVPYTLEVWTGITVVARARDPARVIPALRTAVHEVEPSAPLTSLGGPSAIRQMSSTLAESLARRRLAVSLVGAFSAAALLLAVLGLYGVVAYGVAQRTREMGVRVALGATRRQILGLVLGHSARLVLVGLLVGTACAAGLSRFIRAMLFQTPAGDPVAYAATAAVLAAAALAAAYIPARRAAGADPTIAMRAE; encoded by the coding sequence ATGTCCCTCGGCTCCGCCCTCGACGCCGCTCGCCACGACTTGGCCTACGCGCTCCGCACGCTGCGCCGCGCGCCGGCATTCACCCTCATCGCCGTCGCCACCCTCGCCGTGGGCATTGGCGCCACCACGGCCGTGTTCAGCATCGTGAACGGCGTCCTGTTGCGCCCCCTCCCCTACCGCAATCCGTCGCACCTCGCGATGGCGCTCGAACTCAACAAGGACGGACGCTACCGCTCGCCGTCCTACCCCACCTACCGCGACTGGCACGACGCGGCGCCCGCCCTGCGCGGCGCCATCGAGGGCATCGCCTGGGTCAAGGGCAACAGCGGGACGATCGCCACCCCCGAGGGGCCCGAGCGCACCGTCGTCGCGTACGTGACGCCCAACTTCTTCTCGGTGATGGCCGTGCGCCCGATCCTCGGCCGTACCTTCACGACGGACGAGGCCCGATCGGCCCCCACGAGCGGCGTCGTGCTGTCGTACGACACGTGGCGCGAACGCTACGGCGGCGACAGCGCCGTCATCGGCCGCCAGATGAATCTCAACGGCGCCCTCGCCACGATCATCGGCGTGATGCCGCCCGACGCCTATCCCACCTTCGCCCAGCTCTGGCAGCCCATCGGCGCCATCGAGACCACCGATTCGTCGCTGCAGCGCCGCGGCGCGCTGGCCGACAGCCGCACGGTGGTGCGCATCGCCGACCGTGCCGATTCGCTGCGCGCGACCGCGGCCCTCAACCCCATCGAGCAGACCCTTGCCGCCGAGTATCCCGCCGTGTCCGGCGGGTGGACGTCGGCCGGCCTCTACCCCATCCGCAACGAGATGCTGGGCGACGTCGGGCCCACGTTGTACCTGCTCGCGGGCGCCGTGGCGCTGGTGCTCCTCCTGGCCTGCGCCAACGTCGCCAACCTGTTCGCGGTGCGCGCGGCGGGCCGCGCGCGCGAGCTGGCCGTGCGCTCGGCGCTGGGCGCGCGGCGCGGGCGCATCGCGCGACAGCTGCTCACCGAGAGTCTGCTCCTCGCCCTGCTCGGCGGCGCCCTGGGCACCGGCCTGGCCTTCTCGCTCGTGGACGCCGTGCGGCGCGTCGCGGCGCGCCAACTGCCGCGCCCCGACCAGATCGTGGTCAGCGGCGGCGCCCTGGCGTTCGCGCTCGGCGTCTCCATCCTCGCCGCCCTGCTCGTGGGAATCGCCCCCGCGCTCGGCGCCACGCGCGCCGATCTCATCCAGCGGCTGCGCGGCGGCGCGTCGGGTGCCGTGGGCGGCGGTCGCGAGGCGCGCGTCCGGAATGGGCTCGCCGTCTCGCAGCTCGCGCTCGCCCTCGTGCTGCTGGTCGGCGCCGGACTCCTGGCCCAGAGCTTTCGCCGCGCCGCGCAGGTGCCGCTGGGCTTCGACCCCGCCGGCCTCATCACGATCAACGTCGGAGTCCCCGGCCAGACCCTCGATGCCGCGCAGTCGGCGGCCATGTACGACCGCCTCGAAGCGGCCGTGCGCGCCGTGCCCGGCGTGAGCGACGCGGCGCTGGTGAATCACGTGCCGCTGAGCGGCGCCGGCGTGCCCACGCTGGCGCAGATCGACAACGCCGGCGGCGGCGAACGCAGCGGCGTCTCGGCGTGGTATCGCACCGCATCGGCCAACTATCTGCGCACCATGCGCATGCACATGGTGCGCGGCCGCTGGCTGAACGCCGACGACATGCATGCCGGCGCGGCCAACTTCGTGGTCAACGAGACGATGGCCAGACGCCTCTGGCCCGGAAAGGACCCCGTGGGGCAGCCGCTCACCGTGCACCGCGCGGCGCAGGGCCGGCCCGATTACGGGCAGCCGATACCCGGTCAGGTGGTGGGCGTCGTGGCCGATGTGCACCAGACGGCGCAGGACGTGCCCGTGGAGCCCGAGGTGTACGTGCCCTACACGCTCGAGGTCTGGACCGGCATCACCGTCGTGGCGCGCGCGCGCGACCCCGCGCGCGTCATCCCGGCCCTGCGCACCGCGGTGCACGAGGTGGAGCCGTCGGCGCCGCTCACGTCGCTGGGCGGTCCGTCGGCCATTCGTCAGATGTCGAGCACGCTCGCCGAGAGCCTGGCCAGGCGCCGGCTCGCGGTCTCACTCGTCGGCGCCTTCTCGGCAGCGGCGCTCCTGCTGGCCGTGCTCGGGCTCTACGGCGTGGTGGCGTACGGCGTGGCGCAGCGCACCCGCGAGATGGGGGTGCGGGTGGCGCTCGGCGCCACCCGCCGCCAGATCCTTGGCTTGGTGCTCGGCCACAGCGCCAGGCTCGTGCTCGTGGGCCTGCTCGTGGGCACCGCGTGCGCCGCGGGGCTGTCGCGGTTCATCCGCGCGATGCTGTTCCAGACGCCGGCCGGCGACCCCGTGGCCTACGCGGCCACGGCGGCCGTGTTGGCGGCCGCGGCGCTGGCCGCGGCCTACATCCCGGCCCGTCGCGCCGCCGGCGCCGATCCGACGATCGCGATGCGGGCGGAATAG
- a CDS encoding DUF6600 domain-containing protein, whose protein sequence is MTHLRISIGAVPRGTLRRLFWPAMVLCLPLQLWAQQPSTQESGDAPSRVARLSAVEGAVSLLPAGVSDWSLAPINYSITTGDRLFTAQDARAELEVGPFTVRLADSTDLTVTALGDHYAQFGLSQGTMRVSVYRLLAGDTIEVDTPNGAFVVRAPGTYRIEIPLNTDYTLVSVEEGSLDATGPGLEQAVATGQAVSFAGYNPIRALAAPRPPRTAFDAWSAERDQRVVASSCSRYMSNDIPGCADLDQYGRWVVTAEYGTVWYPSSVAVGWVPYRYGRWGWVDPWGWVWVEDEPWGFAPFHYGRWAMVGRAWAWIPGPIVARPYYSPGLVVFVMGPAFGGGVQAWFPLGPHEPFFPWYHYGPRYLRAVNATNVRGVTDIDVFVRVRNIQTVRWANRTHGFTAVPSAVFRNGERVDRGMVRVRPTDVERARIAAHPTVLPTPRAAAGGPPSPRPPAARPQPRTAVPRPIITKRAPPPENPPFAKREEAMKANPGRPLEPQQVKNLREGRPAGPQRDSAHPAQKPAAGRKAVRKPGRGGGGN, encoded by the coding sequence ATGACGCATTTGCGAATTTCCATCGGCGCCGTGCCCCGCGGCACGCTGCGCCGTCTGTTCTGGCCCGCGATGGTTCTGTGCCTCCCGCTCCAACTGTGGGCGCAACAACCGTCCACTCAGGAGTCCGGCGATGCGCCCTCGCGCGTGGCGCGCCTGAGCGCGGTGGAGGGCGCCGTGTCGCTGCTGCCTGCCGGCGTGAGCGACTGGAGCCTGGCCCCGATCAACTATTCCATCACCACGGGCGACCGGCTGTTCACCGCGCAGGACGCGCGCGCCGAACTCGAGGTGGGCCCGTTCACCGTTCGCCTGGCCGACAGCACCGATCTCACCGTCACCGCGCTGGGCGACCACTATGCGCAGTTCGGACTGTCGCAGGGCACCATGCGCGTGAGCGTGTACCGCCTGCTCGCGGGCGACACGATCGAAGTGGACACGCCCAACGGCGCGTTCGTCGTACGCGCGCCCGGCACGTATCGCATCGAGATCCCGCTGAACACCGACTACACGCTGGTCAGCGTGGAGGAGGGCAGCCTCGACGCCACCGGCCCCGGCCTCGAGCAGGCGGTGGCTACCGGGCAGGCGGTGAGCTTTGCGGGATACAACCCCATCCGGGCGCTGGCAGCCCCGCGCCCGCCGCGCACGGCGTTCGACGCGTGGAGCGCCGAGCGCGACCAGCGCGTCGTGGCGTCGTCGTGCTCGCGATACATGAGCAACGACATCCCGGGATGCGCCGATCTCGATCAATACGGCCGCTGGGTGGTGACGGCGGAGTACGGCACGGTGTGGTATCCGTCGTCCGTCGCCGTGGGCTGGGTGCCGTATCGCTACGGACGCTGGGGCTGGGTGGATCCGTGGGGCTGGGTGTGGGTGGAAGACGAGCCGTGGGGCTTCGCGCCCTTCCACTACGGCCGATGGGCCATGGTGGGCCGGGCGTGGGCGTGGATTCCGGGACCGATCGTCGCCCGGCCGTACTACTCGCCCGGGCTGGTGGTGTTCGTGATGGGGCCGGCATTCGGCGGCGGCGTGCAGGCGTGGTTCCCACTAGGCCCGCATGAGCCGTTCTTCCCATGGTATCACTACGGGCCGCGGTATCTGCGCGCCGTGAACGCCACCAACGTGCGCGGCGTGACCGACATCGACGTGTTCGTTCGCGTCAGGAACATCCAGACCGTCCGCTGGGCCAACCGCACGCACGGCTTTACCGCCGTGCCGAGCGCGGTGTTCCGCAACGGGGAGCGCGTGGACCGCGGAATGGTGCGCGTGCGCCCCACCGACGTCGAGCGCGCGCGCATCGCCGCGCATCCCACGGTGCTCCCCACGCCACGCGCCGCGGCGGGCGGCCCCCCGTCGCCGCGGCCCCCGGCCGCCAGGCCTCAGCCGCGCACCGCGGTGCCGCGGCCGATCATCACCAAGCGCGCGCCGCCGCCGGAAAATCCGCCCTTTGCCAAGCGCGAAGAGGCCATGAAGGCAAATCCGGGCCGTCCGCTCGAACCGCAGCAGGTCAAGAATCTGCGCGAGGGAAGGCCGGCCGGTCCGCAACGTGATTCCGCGCACCCGGCGCAGAAGCCGGCTGCGGGCCGGAAGGCGGTCCGGAAACCGGGCCGCGGGGGCGGCGGCAACTAG